The following proteins are encoded in a genomic region of Streptomyces lunaelactis:
- a CDS encoding NAD(P)H-dependent oxidoreductase subunit E, with amino-acid sequence MVPVGPADRFDAFRALADRRGRPGDRLIGSLAEARAGTADSPEVWAPAVATGIGLPAAAALGPARYYADLAAPHGRRHVRVCAATACFAAQAGRHHTNVERELGITAGTASPDGETSLQAVRCLGYCYAGPAALDGDTPCTGPTLTGQLAGREPPRAPEIPAADDTGDPVLLAGVVAGEPAWQVWPRMVTTGTPDEVQMEVAASGLRGRGGAGFRVAAKWEAAGRAPDTVVVANGDEGDPGSYADRLLMEADPERVLEGLALACFACGARRGVVLVRSEYPRALARMREAVGQAYADGHFGPSVHGTATALDVEVVEGAGSYVAGEETALIASLEGDRGCARPRPPYPTQRGLWDAPTVVNNVETLAAVPWIVSRGGEAYARRGALNETGTKLVCLSERFARPGAYEVELGTPVSRIITELGGGLKDGCELTALQVGGPLGGFLAPDALDVPLTTADLAACGAALGHAGLVAFDQHVAPEDVLWHIWQFAAAESCGACSPCRVGSRRGLELAAAGAPPGEEWGRLSRVLAEASLCAFGRRIPPAVHSLARAYGHRLAGWSP; translated from the coding sequence ATGGTTCCCGTGGGTCCTGCGGACCGTTTCGATGCGTTTCGGGCCCTTGCTGACCGGCGTGGGCGGCCGGGAGACCGGCTGATCGGGTCGCTGGCCGAGGCCAGGGCGGGAACGGCGGACAGCCCCGAGGTCTGGGCTCCGGCTGTCGCCACCGGTATCGGCCTGCCCGCTGCCGCCGCGCTCGGACCGGCCCGTTACTACGCGGACCTCGCCGCCCCGCACGGCCGCCGTCACGTCCGGGTCTGCGCGGCGACGGCGTGCTTCGCCGCTCAGGCCGGACGGCATCACACCAATGTGGAGCGCGAGCTGGGCATCACCGCCGGCACGGCCTCACCGGACGGCGAGACGTCGCTGCAGGCTGTGCGCTGCCTGGGGTACTGCTACGCGGGTCCCGCGGCACTCGACGGTGATACACCCTGCACCGGCCCGACGCTGACCGGTCAGCTCGCGGGGCGCGAGCCCCCGCGAGCACCGGAGATCCCGGCGGCCGACGACACCGGCGACCCCGTTCTGCTGGCAGGCGTGGTCGCCGGTGAGCCCGCATGGCAGGTATGGCCGCGAATGGTCACGACAGGCACTCCTGACGAGGTCCAGATGGAAGTGGCCGCCTCCGGGCTGCGGGGGCGGGGCGGCGCGGGCTTCCGGGTGGCCGCGAAGTGGGAGGCGGCCGGCCGGGCCCCCGACACCGTGGTGGTGGCCAACGGAGACGAGGGCGATCCCGGCTCCTACGCCGACCGGCTGTTGATGGAGGCGGATCCGGAGCGGGTGTTGGAGGGCTTGGCGCTGGCCTGCTTCGCATGCGGGGCCCGGCGGGGTGTGGTGCTGGTGCGCTCGGAGTATCCGCGTGCGCTGGCTCGGATGCGGGAAGCGGTCGGGCAGGCCTACGCCGACGGGCACTTCGGCCCGTCCGTGCACGGCACGGCCACGGCCCTGGACGTCGAGGTGGTGGAGGGCGCCGGGTCGTACGTCGCGGGTGAGGAGACCGCCCTGATCGCGAGCTTGGAGGGGGACCGGGGCTGCGCCCGGCCGCGCCCGCCCTACCCGACCCAGCGGGGGCTGTGGGACGCGCCGACCGTGGTCAACAACGTCGAGACCCTGGCGGCCGTCCCGTGGATCGTCTCCCGGGGCGGTGAAGCGTACGCCCGGCGCGGGGCTCTCAACGAAACCGGGACGAAGCTGGTCTGCCTGTCGGAGCGGTTCGCCCGGCCGGGTGCGTACGAGGTCGAGCTCGGCACCCCGGTGAGCCGGATCATCACCGAGCTGGGCGGCGGCCTGAAGGACGGTTGCGAACTGACCGCTCTCCAGGTCGGCGGGCCCTTGGGTGGCTTCCTCGCCCCCGACGCGCTGGATGTGCCGCTGACCACCGCCGACCTTGCGGCCTGCGGTGCCGCTCTCGGCCATGCCGGACTGGTCGCCTTCGACCAGCACGTTGCTCCAGAGGATGTGCTGTGGCACATCTGGCAGTTCGCCGCCGCCGAGAGCTGCGGCGCGTGCTCACCCTGCCGCGTGGGCTCGCGCCGGGGCCTGGAGCTGGCTGCCGCAGGCGCCCCGCCGGGAGAAGAGTGGGGACGACTGTCACGCGTTCTGGCCGAGGCGAGCCTGTGTGCCTTCGGACGGCGAATCCCGCCCGCCGTGCACAGCCTCGCCCGCGCCTACGGGCACCGACTGGCGGGATGGAGCCCATGA
- the narI gene encoding respiratory nitrate reductase subunit gamma → MKALDVLLWGVLPYVTLVILVGGTVWRYRYDQFGWTPRSSELYESRLLRIGSPLFHFGILVVIGHVILVVPQSWTSAIGLSETAYHVQALVLGGVAGFATLAGVAILIYRRRTTGPVFMATTRNDKTMYVVLVAAIVAGLVTTLLGAGTVGEEHNYRETVSPRFRSVSTLQPDIDAMAAAPLSFQLHTLIGMLLFAFWPFTRLVHAFTAPVGYLFRPYIVYRSRSVSVWRGGRAVAGKAQARSASRISNVSRAGRVVLGPRPYPGRRQPSEGFRPRLNGPRCHSRTQTMISGCGLV, encoded by the coding sequence ATGAAGGCTCTCGATGTCCTCCTGTGGGGTGTACTGCCGTACGTCACCCTCGTGATCCTCGTCGGCGGCACCGTATGGAGGTACCGGTACGACCAGTTCGGCTGGACCCCCCGCTCCTCCGAACTGTACGAGTCCCGGCTGCTGCGCATTGGCAGCCCGCTCTTCCACTTCGGCATCCTCGTCGTCATCGGCCATGTGATCCTGGTCGTTCCGCAGAGCTGGACATCAGCCATCGGCCTGTCCGAGACGGCGTACCACGTGCAGGCCCTCGTCCTCGGCGGCGTCGCCGGCTTCGCCACGCTCGCCGGAGTGGCTATCCTCATCTACCGCCGACGCACCACCGGTCCGGTGTTCATGGCGACCACGCGCAACGACAAGACGATGTACGTCGTCCTCGTCGCGGCCATCGTCGCCGGACTCGTCACCACCCTGCTGGGCGCGGGCACCGTCGGCGAGGAGCACAACTACCGGGAAACCGTCTCGCCCAGGTTCCGCTCCGTCTCCACACTGCAGCCGGACATCGACGCCATGGCGGCCGCGCCGTTGTCCTTCCAGCTGCACACGCTCATCGGCATGCTGCTCTTCGCTTTCTGGCCGTTCACCCGGCTCGTCCATGCCTTCACCGCGCCTGTCGGCTACCTGTTCCGGCCGTACATCGTCTACCGGTCGCGCTCTGTCAGCGTCTGGCGCGGGGGCCGCGCCGTGGCTGGGAAGGCCCAGGCTCGTAGCGCGAGCCGGATATCGAACGTCTCTCGCGCTGGGCGGGTCGTGCTGGGCCCGCGGCCGTATCCGGGGCGTCGCCAGCCCAGTGAGGGATTCCGTCCGCGCCTGAATGGCCCCCGCTGTCACAGTCGCACGCAAACGATGATCTCGGGATGCGGCCTCGTGTGA
- a CDS encoding nitrate reductase molybdenum cofactor assembly chaperone, with translation MATLKDRYRRHGLELGGTELPDYLPVVLEYTATGDLADGLALLQEHRAGIELLRLALRDANSPYTAVVEAVCALLPGPSPQDRAAAQRLARTGPTPGDRRPGTLRSGTIGRGPR, from the coding sequence CTGGCCACCCTCAAGGACCGCTACCGCCGCCACGGCCTCGAACTCGGAGGCACCGAGCTGCCCGACTACCTGCCGGTCGTGCTCGAGTACACGGCGACCGGTGACCTGGCCGACGGGCTCGCACTCCTCCAGGAGCACCGCGCCGGAATCGAGCTCCTGCGGCTGGCACTGCGCGACGCGAACTCCCCCTACACCGCCGTGGTCGAGGCCGTGTGCGCGCTCCTGCCCGGCCCGTCCCCGCAGGACCGCGCCGCCGCTCAGCGCCTGGCCCGGACCGGACCAACCCCAGGAGACCGTCGGCCTGGAACCCTTCGGTCCGGCACCATCGGGAGGGGCCCGCGATGA
- a CDS encoding MFS transporter: MLALATAGFLLCFWAWALLAPLGPTLRDDLDLSSFQQSLVVAVPVIVGSLGRIPVGALTDRIGARRVFPIVAALTILPVLYLGHLADSLPEVLAGGFFLGLGGTTFAIGVPFVNAWYQPERRGFALGVFGIGTGGTALSSFTTVQLADAVGRSFPFDLVAVLLAAYAVAAHLLLRDKPGRAVAAGSLVARTAATLRMPATLQLAFLYAMSFGGFVAFSVYLPTYLTTAYDLGRSDAALRTAGFVVLAVAMRPVGGWLSDRTNPAPVLAISYAVVCALALVAAIETALVPVGTLAFLGMAAGLGASSGAVFALVARLVPPERVGSVTGVVGAAGGLGGFFPPLVMGLVKSITDDYAWGFVLLAITAAAGGALTATVVRRRAHPSTQD; this comes from the coding sequence ATGCTGGCCCTGGCCACCGCCGGCTTCCTGCTCTGCTTCTGGGCGTGGGCGCTGCTGGCGCCGCTCGGACCGACGCTCCGGGACGACCTGGACCTCAGCTCCTTCCAGCAGTCCCTGGTTGTCGCGGTGCCTGTGATCGTCGGCTCACTCGGCCGGATCCCCGTCGGTGCCCTGACCGACCGCATCGGAGCTCGTCGGGTGTTCCCCATCGTCGCTGCCCTGACGATTCTTCCGGTGCTCTACCTGGGCCATCTGGCCGACTCACTGCCCGAGGTACTCGCGGGCGGCTTCTTCCTCGGCCTGGGCGGCACGACGTTCGCCATCGGAGTGCCGTTCGTCAACGCCTGGTACCAGCCCGAGCGGCGCGGTTTCGCCCTCGGCGTCTTTGGCATCGGCACGGGCGGCACCGCCCTTTCGTCCTTCACCACCGTCCAGCTGGCCGATGCCGTCGGGCGAAGCTTCCCCTTCGATCTGGTCGCCGTCCTTCTGGCGGCATACGCCGTAGCGGCCCACCTTCTCCTCCGCGACAAACCAGGGCGCGCGGTCGCGGCCGGATCGCTCGTGGCACGCACGGCTGCCACGCTGCGGATGCCCGCCACCCTGCAACTGGCCTTCCTCTACGCCATGTCCTTCGGCGGCTTCGTTGCCTTCAGCGTCTACCTGCCCACCTACCTCACCACCGCTTACGACCTCGGCCGCTCCGACGCCGCGCTGCGGACAGCGGGCTTCGTTGTACTGGCCGTCGCGATGCGTCCGGTCGGAGGGTGGCTGTCCGACCGGACGAACCCCGCACCCGTGCTGGCGATTTCGTACGCCGTGGTGTGCGCGCTCGCACTGGTCGCGGCGATCGAAACTGCCCTGGTCCCTGTCGGAACGCTTGCCTTCCTCGGGATGGCAGCAGGTCTGGGCGCTAGCTCGGGCGCCGTCTTCGCGCTCGTCGCCCGTCTGGTTCCTCCGGAGCGGGTCGGCTCGGTCACCGGAGTCGTCGGTGCCGCCGGTGGGCTCGGCGGCTTCTTCCCGCCCCTGGTGATGGGTCTGGTCAAGAGCATCACGGACGACTACGCGTGGGGGTTCGTTCTGCTCGCCATCACCGCTGCCGCCGGCGGTGCGCTGACCGCGACGGTCGTGCGTCGGCGTGCTCATCCGTCGACGCAGGATTGA
- a CDS encoding cold shock domain-containing protein: protein MAEDRFNDDTGFGFIPQVDGCRDMFVLFSSIQTTGFHHREESPGAKGAAGRHLQALTPCAVGPVAAVAQSCVDG from the coding sequence ATGGCCGAGGACAGGTTCAACGACGACACGGGGTTCGGCTTCATCCCGCAGGTCGACGGCTGCCGGGACATGTTCGTCCTCTTCTCCTCCATCCAGACGACCGGCTTCCATCACCGGGAAGAGAGCCCAGGGGCCAAAGGGGCCGCAGGACGTCATCTCCAAGCCCTGACACCATGCGCGGTCGGGCCGGTCGCAGCTGTGGCTCAATCCTGCGTCGACGGATGA
- a CDS encoding CBS domain-containing protein, whose amino-acid sequence MKQSRVRSLMVDEVVSVTPSAPFKDVAKLLAEHDISGLPVLDDHDRVIGVVSESDLLVRQATVGAAEGEGTQDTERDDLTAAQLMSAPAITVHADDTVSQAARTMVKRSVERLPVVDDEDRLIGIVTRRDLLQVFLRPDPEIRRRVIEEVLVDTLGLAPGTIGVHVVDGVVTLEGQLEKRSDIPVALRMTQLTDGVVSVTDRLSAGTDDSRLTPPERTAHGPLG is encoded by the coding sequence ATGAAGCAGAGCAGAGTCAGAAGCCTGATGGTCGACGAGGTCGTCTCGGTCACCCCGTCGGCGCCGTTCAAGGACGTCGCCAAGTTGCTCGCCGAACATGACATCAGCGGCCTACCGGTTCTGGACGACCACGACCGGGTGATCGGGGTCGTCTCCGAGAGCGACCTTCTGGTCCGGCAGGCGACGGTCGGAGCAGCAGAGGGGGAAGGCACCCAGGACACCGAGCGGGACGACCTGACCGCCGCGCAGCTCATGTCCGCACCGGCCATCACCGTTCACGCCGACGACACGGTCTCGCAGGCCGCCCGGACGATGGTCAAGCGCAGCGTGGAACGGCTGCCCGTGGTCGACGACGAGGACCGCCTCATCGGCATCGTCACCCGGCGCGACCTGCTCCAGGTGTTCCTGCGCCCAGACCCGGAGATCCGCCGCCGAGTCATCGAAGAGGTGCTCGTGGACACATTGGGACTCGCCCCCGGCACGATCGGCGTCCACGTCGTCGACGGTGTGGTCACTCTGGAGGGCCAGCTCGAGAAGCGCAGCGACATCCCTGTGGCGCTGCGGATGACACAACTGACGGACGGTGTGGTGTCGGTGACCGACCGTCTCTCCGCAGGCACCGACGACTCCCGGCTCACGCCGCCCGAACGGACCGCGCATGGGCCTCTCGGGTGA
- a CDS encoding CBS domain-containing protein yields MPDSPHTVSDVMTHTAIAVGRHAGYKEIVELMEQWKVSALPVIEGEGRVIGVVSEADLLPKEEYRSNDLTRADRPLSDADAAKAGAVSAEELMSAPAITVHASATIAEAARIMARRHVKRLPVVDDVGMLEGVVSRADLLKVFLRADEEIADEIRRTVIENLPVAQVEVSVTDGAVTLRGDLRDRALVPLLARAVRAVEGVVDIRLDLDSSAAHES; encoded by the coding sequence ATGCCCGATTCCCCGCACACCGTGAGCGATGTCATGACGCACACCGCCATCGCAGTGGGACGCCACGCCGGCTACAAGGAGATCGTCGAACTGATGGAGCAGTGGAAGGTCAGCGCCCTGCCGGTGATCGAGGGCGAGGGCCGGGTGATCGGCGTGGTATCTGAAGCAGATCTGCTCCCCAAGGAGGAGTACCGCAGCAACGACCTGACGCGGGCGGACCGGCCGCTGTCAGACGCCGACGCCGCCAAGGCGGGTGCAGTCTCCGCCGAGGAACTGATGTCCGCCCCGGCCATCACGGTCCATGCAAGCGCCACCATTGCCGAGGCCGCCCGCATCATGGCACGGAGGCACGTGAAGCGGCTGCCCGTCGTCGACGACGTCGGCATGCTGGAAGGCGTCGTCAGCCGTGCCGATCTGCTGAAGGTGTTCCTGCGGGCGGACGAGGAGATCGCCGACGAGATCCGGCGCACCGTCATCGAGAACCTGCCCGTGGCGCAGGTGGAGGTGTCCGTCACCGACGGTGCGGTAACGCTGAGGGGCGACCTCCGGGACCGGGCACTGGTGCCGCTGCTCGCGCGGGCCGTCCGCGCGGTCGAGGGCGTCGTCGACATCCGACTGGACCTGGACAGCTCAGCCGCCCACGAGTCATGA
- a CDS encoding cyclic nucleotide-binding domain-containing protein → MRTPTRTRMTAVLSAEHRARLLGMAREVSIPEGTRIFEEGGRAERFWIIRSGTVTLDIRVPGQWHPVTIESLGFGELVGWSWLFPPYVWQLGAEAMTPVRAQEFDAQTVRMMMDADPAFGSAIGQWVGRVLAHRLQTARIRLLDLYAPHGSGSTAT, encoded by the coding sequence ATGCGCACTCCCACCCGCACCCGTATGACGGCCGTCCTGTCCGCCGAGCATCGTGCCCGGCTGCTGGGTATGGCACGAGAGGTCAGCATTCCCGAGGGAACCCGGATCTTCGAGGAAGGCGGACGCGCGGAACGCTTCTGGATCATTCGCTCCGGGACGGTCACGCTCGACATCCGGGTGCCGGGGCAGTGGCACCCGGTCACGATCGAGAGCCTCGGCTTCGGTGAACTCGTAGGCTGGTCCTGGCTGTTCCCGCCCTACGTGTGGCAGCTGGGCGCCGAGGCCATGACGCCGGTCCGCGCCCAGGAGTTCGACGCGCAGACCGTGCGGATGATGATGGACGCCGACCCGGCCTTCGGCTCGGCGATCGGACAGTGGGTCGGCAGAGTCCTCGCCCACCGGCTGCAAACGGCCCGTATCCGGCTCCTCGACCTGTACGCCCCGCACGGCAGCGGCAGCACCGCCACGTGA
- a CDS encoding universal stress protein, producing MDRPIVVGVDRSPESVAALEWAAEEAQLRARPLQVLHAWEWHPRPLATVPADKSEHEWAQGALNDALERVSAQFPELPVEGELVSGAARDVLVAAATRAEMLVIGSRGIGTISGFLVGSVGLSTVARAERPVVLVRSAAAGNAAEAADDRLLPIAVGLDAAHHGDPLIEFAFEAARVRSLGLRFVYAYSPPSIHDRAAGKRDSPYGRELLQERQHALADVLSGWRQKYPDVAVTEEAVAGKPARVLLEAAAGARLLALGRPRRPARLGPHVGPVIHAATHHAPCPVAVVPHERSAGGT from the coding sequence ATGGACCGACCGATCGTCGTCGGGGTCGACAGGTCCCCGGAAAGCGTCGCTGCCCTGGAGTGGGCCGCCGAGGAGGCACAGCTGCGCGCACGGCCACTGCAGGTGCTCCACGCATGGGAGTGGCACCCCCGTCCGCTGGCGACCGTGCCGGCCGACAAAAGCGAGCACGAATGGGCGCAAGGTGCGCTGAACGATGCGCTGGAGCGAGTCTCCGCGCAGTTCCCCGAGCTCCCGGTCGAGGGCGAGCTGGTGTCCGGCGCTGCGCGGGACGTCCTCGTGGCAGCCGCCACGAGGGCGGAGATGCTGGTGATCGGGTCCCGCGGCATCGGAACCATCAGCGGCTTCCTCGTCGGATCCGTGGGCCTCAGCACGGTCGCCCGCGCAGAGCGACCCGTGGTGCTCGTACGCTCGGCCGCGGCGGGAAACGCGGCAGAGGCAGCCGATGACAGGCTGTTGCCCATCGCTGTGGGGCTGGACGCGGCACATCACGGCGACCCGCTGATCGAGTTCGCCTTCGAGGCCGCCCGGGTCCGCAGTCTCGGCCTGCGGTTCGTGTACGCCTACAGTCCTCCGTCCATCCATGACCGCGCCGCCGGTAAGCGCGACTCGCCCTACGGCCGCGAACTACTGCAGGAGCGGCAACATGCGCTGGCCGACGTGCTGAGCGGCTGGCGGCAGAAGTACCCGGATGTCGCGGTGACCGAGGAGGCGGTTGCGGGCAAACCGGCCAGGGTTCTTCTCGAAGCTGCCGCTGGGGCTCGGCTGCTGGCGCTCGGCCGACCGCGGCGCCCCGCCCGCCTCGGCCCGCACGTGGGTCCGGTCATCCATGCGGCGACGCACCACGCCCCATGCCCCGTGGCTGTGGTCCCGCACGAGCGATCCGCCGGTGGGACGTGA
- a CDS encoding SpoIIE family protein phosphatase, which yields MAQRDPRQVTALGSGGAEGAGMGPALLEALFTQSPAGLLVVDADLRIVRVNTASQGMRGASVSRLLGRPFTEVLSMSDPGSVEAMVRGVLDTGVPVADRLVQGRPPAESGREHIYSVSAFRLQDDDGRVLGVAASVVDVTGRERGRARAAVRNAARQGIGRSLDVITTCRELVDVAVPGFADIAVVDVLDAVVRGEEPPLGPLFGNEPMRRTAFASDSGESPAYRVGVLSRFPFPTPYTQSLTDLEPRLVTLDETTPWLAADPERGRAIRAAGAHCLIVAPLVLRGTVLGIAGFYRSTQSEPFDPDDLVLALELAARTALCLDNARRYTREHTIALTLQRHLLPHGPTPLTAAEVAHCHVPAEAGGGWFDAIPLSSARTGLIVGEVAGHGIHAATTMGQLRTAIHALAALDLEPDDLLARLNDTVVRLAQERAALPPSDPLRDQPLRATCLYAVYDPLTGDCTLTRSGHPAPVLAHPDGTTEIPDIPTGPPLGDVGAEGAPFAAARIQLARGSILALYTNGLLRTARSGAETALERLRQVLAHPDRGLDDLRDDAVYTLAPAPRTSDDAILLLARTGLLGEDQVATWTIPHHPEAVATARAHALRQLTDWNLAEDSLTTEVIVSELVTNAIRYGTPPVHLRLIKDHTLTCEVSDTSPAAPHLRHARTVDEGGRGLFIVAQLAQHWGTRYTQHGKTIWTEQPLGGPPGHETRR from the coding sequence ATGGCGCAGCGGGACCCCCGACAAGTAACCGCGCTCGGCTCGGGCGGTGCGGAGGGCGCCGGGATGGGCCCGGCGCTGTTGGAGGCCCTGTTCACCCAGTCACCCGCGGGACTGCTGGTGGTGGACGCGGACCTGCGCATCGTCCGGGTCAACACCGCCTCGCAGGGCATGCGCGGCGCCTCGGTCAGTCGCCTGCTCGGCCGCCCGTTCACCGAGGTCCTGTCGATGTCCGACCCCGGCTCGGTGGAGGCGATGGTTCGCGGAGTGCTGGACACCGGTGTACCGGTGGCGGACCGGCTCGTGCAGGGCAGGCCGCCCGCTGAGTCGGGCCGCGAGCACATCTACTCCGTCTCCGCCTTCCGCCTCCAGGACGACGACGGGCGAGTGCTGGGGGTGGCGGCCTCCGTGGTGGACGTCACCGGCCGTGAGCGGGGGCGGGCGCGAGCGGCCGTGCGCAACGCCGCTCGGCAGGGAATCGGGCGCTCGCTGGACGTGATCACCACCTGCCGGGAGCTGGTGGACGTGGCGGTACCCGGGTTCGCGGACATCGCGGTGGTGGACGTCCTGGACGCTGTGGTCCGTGGTGAGGAACCCCCGCTGGGGCCGCTCTTCGGCAACGAGCCGATGCGGCGCACCGCGTTCGCGTCGGACAGTGGCGAGTCGCCCGCCTACCGGGTGGGAGTCCTGAGCCGGTTCCCGTTCCCGACCCCTTACACACAGAGCCTGACCGACCTCGAGCCCCGCCTCGTCACTCTGGACGAGACCACTCCGTGGCTGGCCGCCGACCCCGAACGCGGCAGGGCGATCCGCGCCGCCGGAGCCCACTGCCTGATCGTGGCCCCCCTGGTTCTGCGCGGGACGGTGCTCGGCATCGCCGGTTTCTACCGGTCCACTCAGTCCGAGCCCTTCGACCCCGACGACCTGGTTCTGGCCCTGGAACTGGCGGCGCGCACCGCCCTGTGCCTGGACAACGCCCGCCGCTACACCCGTGAGCACACCATTGCTCTCACCCTCCAGCGTCATCTCCTCCCGCACGGCCCCACTCCGCTGACGGCTGCCGAGGTCGCTCACTGCCATGTGCCCGCCGAGGCCGGCGGAGGCTGGTTCGACGCCATTCCTCTCTCCAGCGCCCGCACCGGTCTGATCGTCGGCGAGGTGGCCGGCCACGGCATCCACGCCGCCACCACCATGGGCCAGCTGCGCACCGCCATCCACGCTCTGGCCGCACTCGATCTGGAGCCCGACGACCTCCTCGCCCGCCTGAACGACACCGTGGTCCGACTGGCTCAGGAGCGGGCCGCGCTCCCACCCTCGGACCCGCTGCGCGACCAGCCCCTGAGAGCCACGTGCTTGTACGCGGTCTACGACCCGCTCACCGGCGACTGCACCCTCACTCGCTCCGGCCATCCGGCTCCCGTCCTCGCCCACCCGGACGGCACCACCGAGATACCCGACATCCCCACCGGCCCGCCCCTCGGGGACGTTGGCGCGGAGGGCGCGCCCTTCGCCGCCGCCCGCATCCAGCTCGCGCGGGGCAGCATCCTCGCCTTGTACACCAACGGCCTTCTCCGCACAGCCCGCTCCGGCGCCGAAACGGCCCTGGAACGCCTTCGGCAGGTACTGGCCCATCCCGACCGTGGTCTGGACGACCTGCGCGACGACGCGGTCTATACCCTCGCGCCCGCCCCGCGCACCAGCGACGACGCCATTCTGCTCCTCGCTCGCACTGGCTTGCTCGGCGAGGACCAGGTCGCCACCTGGACCATCCCCCACCACCCTGAAGCTGTGGCAACGGCCCGAGCCCACGCCCTGCGACAGCTCACCGACTGGAACCTGGCCGAGGATTCCCTGACCACGGAGGTCATCGTCAGCGAACTGGTCACCAATGCCATTCGTTACGGCACCCCGCCCGTGCACCTGCGGCTCATCAAAGACCACACCCTGACCTGCGAAGTCTCCGACACCAGCCCCGCCGCACCCCACCTGCGCCACGCCCGCACCGTTGACGAAGGCGGCCGCGGTCTGTTCATCGTGGCCCAACTCGCCCAGCACTGGGGCACGCGCTATACGCAGCACGGCAAGACCATCTGGACCGAGCAGCCCCTCGGCGGGCCGCCCGGGCATGAAACGCGGCGATGA